In Lolium rigidum isolate FL_2022 chromosome 3, APGP_CSIRO_Lrig_0.1, whole genome shotgun sequence, the genomic window AAGTTTTTCAGAAAAGCAGTAGAAATAGCTTTAAACATTCTTCTATCCCTGGCTTATCAGAGCAAGTAATTTAAGGCGTAGATATAACAAAATGATCAGATGCAACAAAATACCACAAGAAGGGAATGAAGCAATAGTCTAGGTGCGAGTTGTAAGACAAACAATATTACTTAGATATTTCTAGGGGGGTCAAGCATGAACACTTATTTTTAAGACCTGCAGTCAATGCCAAAATACATGGAGGGAAATACATATTACAGCAAGATATGAAGAAAGTACATATGTTAATTGACCGGATGATCTCCTCGTAAGAACTACACTGAATATCCTACATATCTTTAATCTACAACCCACTCCTCTAATTCGTTGTGCTATTTTTGATGAAAGGCAAACGTTGCTATATATCTGAGGCATTTCTGTAAGGTTGATCTATGGACACTCTGGACCTAACAACATAAATTCTGAGCCCTAAAGAATAAAAAATTTATTAGCTCAGTTACCTGACATGCACCCAACAAAAGTATCTGAAAAAAAGTCAGGGCTGTAGGGAGTAACATCACCTGCATTTCTTTGTTCAGTTAATTCTTGATAGCTTGTTTAGAGCTCTGGGTGCATCGGACAAGAGACCAAGGATATTTTATCGACATCACCCATTCTGTCATTGTAACGAACAACGCTATTGTAAGGTCAAAAGCAACACAAGCTTTCAAATAATATCTCAACCTGGTTCTAAAAAATATGAACTACAGTGTAAAtcattgacaaagaaaatggagaGAAAATATGGACATACGAGTGAGGATTTTGtgctcccgagctccagtgctcctgctgttttaaaaaattcaaaataatgttttttcgagttttaaaaaaattgaaacaatatCTGCAAGTAGGCCATGATTTATCACACAAACGTGCAAAATATCAAATTCAAATACTATGTAGACTGAGCtgtacaaaaataacaaatgtctAGATCTGTAGAAGTATGTTTTCAAATCCCCAAATTTTATcatatttgtcatttttgtggagCCCAGAATACAAAGAAATTCTTGTCGAGATTTTACATGCCTATGGGAGACAACATTAGCTATGTACAGAaataatttcagattttttttaaaacctAGAAAAtgtagtttttattttttttaatacGGTGAGAGCACTGGAGCTCGCGAGCAAATAGCGCTTTCCGCATATAAAATAACTACATATCTCATGACATATTCCAGTATACATTGCACTGTATTGCATAGACCAAGAGTAAAGAGCATGAGAATCACTTACACAAAAACTGTCCTAACCCGATGATGATCAAGCATAGCAGAATCAAATGGAAATACCTTATGTTGCATACACTGATGGATTGACAAGCCAGCACCAAGAGCTTAATATTCAATTAATTTCTGGATCATACTATTGGCATGCACCACAAACATCATTTGGAATCATGACCTATGACACGATGAGAAGGGCGTAGAGGAGGCTGAGCtcaaattaataattacctaaatATAAAATTAGCACCTGCAGGAAGAACACAAACATGACACAGGTCAAACAGAGGCCAAAGACGATGTTGTATCGACTGGAAAATCTATCGGATAGACAAATAAAAAAAGGTAATAGAGAAAGTTTGAGATTACAAAACCGACCAGCACAAACGATTACAGCTAAAATATCGAAGGCTAACCATCATAGAAGGAGTGCCGAACAGCCCTAACAGCTAAAATTTATTACTTTATCAACACGTTGTGAACATGCAAGACAAAACTGACACTCTGAAACTCAAATGAGAATGTTCTTTTTCAAAGAGACATATATCGCGCTTATGTTTGAAAAGTAAAATACGTGTCACACCTTTCTCCTGGAAAACTGAACACAGATCTGTTCTCATATTTCTCCATGAAAATTGCCTCATCCTTATCAGTACAGGACCCAGAAACATGCAGCATAAATGTTCAGGTACAACCATCATCAGCTTAAAATACATGGATATTAGTTTGCAGCTTAGAGAAATTGCAGGAGCTGTAATATTAAGTATTAAGGCTCAAAGACTATGAAAAACTTAATGACGTCTGGATCAAACAACCAACCAATCAACCAATCAAAAGAAACCTTTTTCTTGTCTTTTATCATCTAGTATTTCAGTGGAAGAAACCATACGCTCGATCAGTAGGGTGAAGATCATGAGAGGTGGAGTGGCGACGACCATGCCCCGCTGCATCCGTCCATCTCAGCAGCGCACTCTGTAATGCCACAGGATCCGTTTCGGGCAGCATGCCCTCCACGCTGAGCTGCGGTCACGATGGTAATGCCACAGGATCCGTTTCGGGCAGCATGCCCTCCACTGTGACCAGTACAACGCGCCATTGGAAGCGGCCATGgagagtaagagcatctctagcgtcCCCAAAAACATTCTTTAAAGGTTTTTGGGCCATGCCGGATATTTTGTTCATCCCCAGTGACAGTTTCAAatgctctttttgtccggcgcgattCTATATATTGTTCCAAACCGGTCCCCACTCTATAGCGATTCTATATATTGTCCCGAGCCGGTCCCCACTCACGCAGAACAAAGCAAGAAGCGAGACGGAAATTGGCCAGACTCACACATCATTTACACACAGATAAGTTTGGGGGCACGTCTGAGCAGCGAcagccccaaacgctcaatccggagcACGACTGGAGATAGTGACAACCGGCAGCTGGTTACCTGGCTCAACAACAAATTATCGTTTGCGGATACTGCAGGCAAATTGGACTGCAGTTGCTGCTTATCTTTCCCGATTGACGTTTCTCGACGACCATGGCTATAGATGCTTAACAATTTTACAATACAGAGACATTGGACTGCACCTGCCGCTTAGCTATCTTTAGCTAATGATGTTTCTCCAGGACCATGTCTATAGACGATTACCAGTTTTACAATACTCTTATCTGCCGCCAGAATGGTGGGTGCACTAACAACTCAAATTTTAAACGGAAGAGAGACAGAGCTAAATCCATTGTCAAAGGAATAATCAAGAAACATACTAGCAAAAGCATATATTAGACACGACAAACAGTAATAGATAGAAAATCTTCGGTTCACTACAAATCTGAGTTGCAGAAACAGACACGAAGTCACATTTCCACTAGCAACAAGGGCAAGTAAAAACTGAGATGCCAAATAAACATAGAGCAAGACAGAGCTCCACAATATCCATGGCAACACAGTTGCAACTGACACTGACAACATATAGCAGTCTTAACAACTTCCAACAAAGCTCTCAGACGATGGCGTTTGCATTGCTGGCGATCCTGGGCCAAAGGTCAGCACACTCCTTCCCGACTGGTCCGGTGATAGCAGATCCTTTCATCTCACCCTTGGGATTGACGATCACTCCAGCATTATCTGCAAGCAGAAGAAACCGATCAGTTAAACAAacaatatccaaggtttagcaaaAGAAACTGGCATGCGAAGGGCAAAGCTGTCTAGGACATATAATCAGACATTGCAATTATGTTAGTCTCATGGCAAGTCCCAAAGTTTCAATGCAGCGACGCCGCTACCAAGGGCAATGGAATATGAGACCACCTTCAGATGGAGAAAAATCTCAAACATCAGAAGGATTCCTATGTGATGTTTGATTAGGACTATGCAAACATACAAGGTTTGCTCCAACAAAAACAGAAGGACTCGGATGCCCTTCCATCACACTAATTGGCAGAAAAACAAGCAATCTCTAGCAAACAAAGACAAAAAGGATTCAGGCATAGAAACATATAATGCTACTATATGACAATGTTCGTCTCATGGCAAGTCCCAAAGTTTCAATGCAGGAACCTGCTACCAAGGGCAATGGAATATGAGAAGGCCATATGATGGAAGAATTCCAGAGGAAAACCATCAACATCAACTGGCTTACTTTGCGACGTTTGCTTAGGAATATACAAACATTGAAAGTTTGCTCCACAAAAAGCTAGAGGACTCGGATGTCCTCCCATCACATAAAAAACTTGATATATAAGAAAACACAATGGTttgatcaaacatgcaaaaattaaCAAGTTTTAAAACTAGTTAGAAATAAAGAGATTTAATAAATCAGATGTCTGCCTCATGGCAAGTCCCAAAGTTTCACTGCAACAACGCTGCTACAAGGGCGATGGAATATGAGGCTGCCTTCTAACGGAGTTATTCCTATTGGAAGAACTCAACATCAAAAGGCTCAATTTATGACGTTTGCTTAGGAATATACAAGCATGGAAAGCTTGCTCCAATGAAAGCTGAAGGACTCGGATGTCCTCCCGTCatacaaaaaaaaacatgcatgAAATTTTAGTTAATGATTGTTTCATGGCAAGTCCcaatgtttaagtgcagcaacgcCGCTATCAAGGGTAATGGAATATGAAACCGCCTTCAGATGATGCAAATCCAAGGGAATCACAACAAAAAGAGGCTTATTTTGTGACGTTTGCCTAGGAATATACAAACATTAAACGTTTGCTCCTATCAGGCAGGAGGACTCGGATGTCCACCCGTCACACAAACTATGCATCAACAAACTAATATATGAAGCCAAGCAAAACAATCAACCGAAGCATAATTCATAGCTACAGCAGGAATCAAGATGTGCAGGTAAAATATGATGGTATCCAAGCAATTTCGAAACAAACTAGCTGCTGACAGGATACTGAGTAGTAACAGCGCACGCAATTTTCAACAGTCAATTAATTCTACAAGTCAAAACAGATAGGTCGCAGATGTATAACTTGGGAAAACAAATGGGATAACGATTCTACAAATATGGCTAAATTGTAGCTGTAGACTTCAGTCAATATTGAACTAAGCATCAAGACAATCATACAAAGGTACTGACAGGTGGTAATATGGGAGAGATCTGGGATTATTACCTTCAAAGTACATGAAAACGCCGTCCTTCCGGCGCCATGGCTTGCGCTGGCGGATGATGACGGCAGGCATCACCTTCTTACGCAGATCGGGCTTCCCCTTCTTGACGGTGGCCATGACCATGTCGCCGACGCAGGCGGACGGGAGACGGTTGAGGCGACCCTTGATGCCCTTGACGGAGATGATGTAGAGGTTCTTGGCGCCGGTGTTGTCGGCGCAGttcaccgtcgccgccaccggcaGACCCAGCGACATCCGGAACTTGTTCCCCGCGGAACCTCCCCTCCCTGGATCGGATCAAACAACACACGGAGAACACCATTAGCGAGATCGATGAGATTGCGACGCAAGGGTAGAATCGATCGGAAATGGGTGGGGAGAGAGGATTACCTCGCTTCGACATGGCGGCGGCTGGTGGTGGACAGAGTGCTAGGGTTTCGCCTGGCTCGGTACTTATAGGTGgggggctagggttttggctgcGTTGAGGACGAGAATGCCCTCCGGAAGTTAGGTCACCGCGGCAGAACGGGGAAGGGGAGCATGGTCATTTTGCGGCCGTGTTACGTACGGGATTTTAGCGACGGCGTGACTGGATTTGGATGGGCCGTGCTGAGAACTTCTGGCCCATATAATTCAGTAATCGGAGGTTGCACGCTGCACGGTACAGGCCGTCTGAAACGTGGCTTTGTGTATTGCAGATCAAGTTTCCATAAATAAAACCTCACTACAAAAACAAGTTAAATGCTTGTTCGAGAAATCGGTCGATGTGGTACTTGGCTGAGATGATCTGTGTGTGTGTGATGGTTGCGTGCTATGTATATTGTCCATGGTACGTGCATCAAGGTGTGAGCCTAACATCGTGACATTATACATTTTAGTGTGACATGACACACGCCGTGTCCAATTTGTTGGAGAAATCAATCCACGTGGAGCTTGGGTGAGATGTATCACATGATGGTTGTGTATTGTATTGTCCACGGTATGGGCATCAGGGTTGAATATTTGAACTGTGATCTTAATTAGTGTGACATGATGCACACCATGTCCAATTGTCTCTGTAGTTTTCCAACTGTAACATGGTATTTTCTCGAGATTTTATAACATGGCATTTCACTATATGTATACTTCTTTTTGCCTCAGTCGCTAAACATGATTATGTCTATTGCATGATTTCATGGATGAAATGATGATCTTTAtattatccacaaaaataagaaCATTGTTCGAATCCATGCATGATTTGGTGCTATTTGGCGTGAAAATGTTAAGTTTTTTTTAACATGATAGATATATTAACATGAAAGATCGTTGTACAAGATTACAGAGCCTATTACATACTAAGAGCCAGCAGTGCTAATGTGCATAGAGCAAATTCGAGATGATCATGAAATGCATAGAAGATACCGAAGACTACAACTGGAGTCAAACAGCGGTCTTTTGTCCGACGACAACTCGGGCTCGAACTTGCTGCAATTGCAGTCTCCAAGGGCCTCCTTTGTGCTCCGTACCAGTTGAGGCCCCGCGCGTGACTCTCCTAACGGTCTTTCTGATGTATGCACTCGAGGTTTTTAAGGATTGAGTTATAGATTTTGAATAACCTTCACTGAGCTCAAACTCAAAGTGTCCCCTATGTTAAATCTGAGGATCAACAACGAAGGTTTTATCGCCCACCTCTGGTGACACAGCCCGAACAGCAAGGGGGCGGTATCTTCAACAATAAAGCCATCCATCGAACATGATCTAGAGCAACAAAAGCATGTAGAAGAAACCTGTTGTTTTGAAaccattgtgatgcttccaaatgATGATCTAGTAAGCATATAGGCACAACCAAATTTTCTGCTGCCCTTAAATCTATCTTGGTGTGTGTGAAGAAAATTATCTAGGAGAGCTTTGGCAGTTATACTATCTTATCTCCTCTTATTCACACCAAGCATGTTGTTCCACTTCCGGCATTAGTACCATTGAGCAGCAAAAGCAACAGGTGGGAAGCTAAAATCTGTAGATCATCATAATTGCAGACTTTGCCTCTAGAGCTTTCATCTTGGCTTCCCAGATCTTCTCATTGTTGGCAGCAACCACACTGCTCCAGTGTGCATCATTCAAAATTAAGCCCAGGGAAGCCAAAAAACGAGAACCAGGGGCTACCTTCAGACTGTCACCCATTCTCATGTGCAAGATCAGTGCAACCTGCAACTCATCGCTCCTCTCCACAAATTTGCACACCATCAGCTCGCTCACTTGCTCACCTTGACCGGTGAACACCTGTATCCAAAGGATGGATACGACAGTGCAACGAATTGAAACAGAAAGTGAAGATGATGCGTTGACACCACCGACGGACATAGTCAGGAAGCTCGCAAACGCCTCTCTTTATGTACGATTGAGGATCACATCGGGCCAAAGTAAAGCCCACTCAGCAGATCTGGTGTCCTCTGAACCTTCTCCCATCTCCATCATCTCAATCTGATAGCCAAAATCATCAAATCCttcctcctccacatcaccacGATAAGATAAAAGAAGGCTCATATTTGGGCCTCCATCTAGAAATCTGTGGGAGAAATTATTGCAGCAAGAAGGGGGTTGGGTGAAGGGAGCAAGGGCGACCGAATTCAAGCTTTCCATGGATCAGAATGGTGGGTGCTGGCACAGGAGCCACCATCGACCCATCTCCAACTCTCTGCCTGAAAGCCAAAAGCTTGATGAAGAGAAAAAAGTAGGACCAAGGTGGATCTGGATCCATCCACCCCTTTATTTGGGAGAGACAAGCTAAACAAGAGAACTCCTAAAACTACATGAAACCAGTGGCGGAGCCATATCTTAAACTCTGTGTTGTCATTTTAAGTCTATGATGTCAAACACATGTGTTTGGACCTATTTTAAATATGTTTATACTATTTTTATAACTAAATAAAAAGGATTTACTAGAAACatgtgtggtcaattgaccacacatGCCACAATGTGGCTACGCCACTGCATGAAACCAAACCCCCTCCCACTCACCTCTGGCCACCATGGCCACTGGCGGTAAGGGGAGAGAGGCCGGCGAGGGGCTCAAGGAAGAAGGGTCTCCACAGGGGGTATTCTCCATAGGGGTACAATTACAAGTCGCGTGAAAATGTTAAGTTGATGCAAGTTTTGTAAATCTTCCTTCTATTTCTTTTTATAGTACGAAGGgtaataccttcgatccggattatggaTTACAGTATTGTAAGCTTTTTttcctagaagacctaggtttaatcgaaccttggaagAAGGGTCTCCACAGGGGGTATTCTCCATAGGGGTACAATTACAAGTCGCGTGAAAATGTTAAGTTGATGCAAGTTTTGTAAATCTTCCTTCTATTTCTTTTTATAGTACGAAGGgtaataccttcgatccggattatggaTTATAGTATTGTAAGCTTTTTttcctagaagacctaggtttaatcgaaccttggaaaGCACTGCTAAAgtggtgtaaaggaaacgtctaTAAGACTTGCTATTTGATTTTATCTTACGTTTACCAAACCTTTCCAGTTTACTTTGTTTGGTGTTGTGTTCAAATGGATGAAGATAGGCCAGGATTAAGGattctcctgcagctatgcatacatatataaataaaatacaatATTGTGTAGTAAGTAATATAGTGATAAGAGATTTTTTAGCAAAACATCTGTGAATACTATTGCCCATAAAACTAGAGGTGACAATAGCTTCTTGATCCTACCATCGTTCCTACAACCGCAAGTAACAACCGTTATTAAGTAAAACATACCAAAGCATTAAGATTGATGATTGTTCCATTTATCTCAAGCGAATCACTAAACGTGTACCGTTACTctcccctttctgtcactgaggtttgGAGATAGCACGTCGTTCTCcaatcatcccacctcttcccttgatcgatcccaagagacatgggtacctgcaggtcctcgaatcgaggcaaagagataaggatacaagatttcaaaactcctattcaatatctacacaaactcataagattagatgcatatAAATACTGCGAGAATTCACCCgaacccgcagcccgtgaggattAGTCACGCATGATAACAAGACCAAAGATATAAATTATTGTTGCAAATACTTGGGTTGAAATCACAATATGCGTATAATGGTCgtgaattctcaaggagatctctattacaaggtGATTGCTATGACTATGGAGGGGATTGGAGAGGAAATGGATGAACAATGGTGGTGGATCTTCTTCGGTGTGTTGTAGATGGATCTAGTGGATGACAACTCTATTTCGCGATGAATGACTCTCTTTCTAGTCTAGCTCCCTTCACGAAAGTTATATGGTTTGACCTCGAGAATGCTCCGGCACCTTCACTATGCGCCCTGGAACCAACTTTGATCCTCTGGTTGACTTTGCTGCACCTGTGacaagattttcttcagtaattccaGGTTCATTTACCATTAAGACTTGATGTGATGTCCTGCACACCATACAAAGAGAAAAatgattacatatgtttacaataattATACATTAATGGCACATTTAGAGAGacgttagtcaatttcttgacttagcaaaGAGTTCAGACATGAGGAAAAATGGCGTAATTCACAGCCATTAAAGGGATATATTGTCTTGTGGTTGTAGATAGGTTAAGTCAAGGAAAAATTAGTAAATTGCTAACGTTGGGATCATTAGATAACTCACACATGTCATGAGTTTAACtagccaaaataaaataaagataaacatATGGCATCGTATGTCTAGGGCAACCGAATCTTTGTTGGTCATCATGGACCATTTTTGCATGAGAAAAACTTATAGGATGTGTTTGATTCAATTAGGTTAATGCAAATGGTAAAGGAATCAAGTCACAGTAGGAGTGGTAACGTAGTAGGTCTTTTCCATATTTGGTTTCAGGCCATAAAGTTATTTTGATTACACTAGTTAAATGCCCATGCGTTGCTACGGGTATAAATAAAAATGGAGCAAAAAAATTATGATTTTTCCGTGGAAATACGGAGAcggaaaaaaatatgaaaaaaagaaaCCGAATTTTGCAAAACGATTTTTTTCTAGCGAAAACAGAATGGCGTTTTCGTGCAAAATAGACCCGAAAACGAAAATTCTGTTTCCGCCTGCTATAGAAATTTTTGTTTTACAGTTTGGTGTGCATGACTCAATTAAGCAATCTCAATATGTGACATTGTCAACTCGAACCATCAAAGCGGTCCACCCCAAAATAGATGACCATGTAATCTAGTTCGAGGACGCTTCCATGATCCAACCCTTCTCTATTTCCCAACATATTGAGTGGAGCACGCCGACGGAGGACGAGCCGTCCTCAGACGATCCAGAGGGAGGTGGAGAAGGTCTTCGACCGTGACTACATCGACAATAACAAAGCCGAGCGCCGCGCCATTGAGAAGCAACGTCGTCGCTCCAGGCGAGCAACCTACGAAGCGTTGCCATCATGGCCGTGGCATCCTACGAAGCGAAGCAAGTGGAGCTCTCCGTCCGCCTCACCCACATGCCCCCCTAGGTATCCGGGGCACATTTTGATAAATTAGGGCCACGATAGCCTAGCTTACTAGTTTTATTTTGCGTCCGTGATGATTCTGCGTTTGTATGAATGTATAAATGAATTGAATCGTGAAGAATGTATCGATGAACTGGAATGATTACTTctaactagatgacccgttgcgctatcgcgcaagtgCAAATGAAAGCGTATTAATATGCCAATGGATGCTGACATATAGGACGataatttaataaataatttatttcgGTCCTTAaatctactacctccgtttcaaggaataagacgcccttgttttacgtgttttttgtttaaccaagaattactttaaatagataaaaattatttgtatgaaattagtatcattcaaaagttcttttcaatacgaatccaataatactaattacatataatataatcaaaattttgttgctcaatttttatggtcaaagttcgtcttgaaatacgtgtgcgtcttattccttaaacggaggtagtatattttTGGTGATTGTTCATGTCTTGAGTTGCTATATACGCATCAAATATGGCGTTTATTTCTTATCCCTATAAATTTTATAGAATTACACAGGATGTTTCATACCAAAATAGTTGTAAGACAATCTTTCATGTATTGGTCATTCAAAGTTAATGCGGAGAGTATTCACGGTTCTATTATATTTGCCTTCCATTTTTTGCCATGAGATTTTGTTTTCCCATTTTCTACTATTGTTCATTGATATTAAATATTTCACAATTTCTATAACACGTCAGGCTTTACTGGAACCACATTGGTAAGTAACATATGCTATAAAACTAAATCATCAATCTATCACGTGGATGTCTGCACGTTATGAAGTTTTGTCAGAAATAAACCGAAATAAGCAATGACTAAACCGAAATTAACAATAAATTTCCGCAGTCACAAAACCGTGCATCTTCCTCAAATCACACAGGGAAATATTCATTTGCAAGAGCACAAAACTTAGCATTGATTCAAGATGGAAAACCGTGCATCTTCCTCAAATCACGCTTGTGATAAACAACCATGTCAAGATGTACCTGCCATTTTGATTCAAGATGTACATGCCAAGCTAGGTACATCCCACTGCCAAAACCAAAATCTCAGCCACAAAATGGACCCGGAATCGTTAATTACAACTTCCACACAGGGTAAACTGTGACAAATAACTATTCACGCAAACAACATTTTTACTACTGTGGTAAACCATAGAAGATAATGCATGAAACATCACGAGATAGTTAAGTTTGTGCTAAATAAGAGAGAACTACAGTTTAGAGAATACCACATGCACAAATATGGAATCCTTTTTTTATAGAGCATGGCAAGGACATATACCATCTTGTTTATAGAAGGTCTGCCAGCAAAAATACTATCTGAAGATCAACAAGTAAAATCAAAAGGGACAGTACATATGATAAGCTACCAAGCAAGATCATCTATCTTGTCTAACTGAACACCATTCCATCTAGCCTGGGTAGTGCACAAAAATCTGAAACTCGTATATTAGCAGCCTTAGGATAAAATTACGAGCATATGGCCATATAATTCTGAAACTCATACCAGTTTACATCTTCTCTGAAATTTAACAACCTCACAAGATCTGATTCCTGAACACTACAACTCGACTGACTACAAAAGCCGGTCGAATCCGGTCGATCTCGAGTGGAATCTCAAGCACACGCCGCCCTGCGCTAGTGACAGTATCAGCTTGCCCAAGGCTGCAGGCAGCATTGAAGCGGTCCGGCCGCGCGTCTGTCTCGTGTCCAAGGAGTACGTCCTGAGTCGCATCTTCTCATCTATGGAACTAAAAAACGGAAACATCTAACAACCTTAGATGCATGCCACATATCAGCCATTTTATTTTGTACTGAGGTTCCTTATATGTCAAATACAACTTGTAATAAATACCGTCAGGTAACTTTTGCTGAAGAAATATCACTTCATGCACAATATAGGTATGAAGTGTAATATATATAACACTGACAAATATACATACTTCCGAGACACTGTCATATGAGTATTTTTCCTTGGGAACACCTAGTGAGTGAGCACAACAAGCAGGTCTTATTACACACAAAATATGAAAGTTAATAATTCTGCCAGGACATCGTGCCCTTTATAAATTATGCTGCATCTTAAAATTCCGAAGGGTTAATTCATGATCACACATAAATTGTTCACTGAACCTAACATGGAAGAGTAACAACCATGTGTCGGCAGGTTGTTCAATGAACCTAAAATGGAAGAGTAAGAACCTATGTCAGCTGGATTAAATCTGCAGTACATATTGCATCAAAGTTATGATAATATCTATGACTTTATGCCAAAAA contains:
- the LOC124701379 gene encoding 60S ribosomal protein L23-like, which encodes MSKRGRGGSAGNKFRMSLGLPVAATVNCADNTGAKNLYIISVKGIKGRLNRLPSACVGDMVMATVKKGKPDLRKKVMPAVIIRQRKPWRRKDGVFMYFEDNAGVIVNPKGEMKGSAITGPVGKECADLWPRIASNANAIV